A window of the Arachis duranensis cultivar V14167 chromosome 5, aradu.V14167.gnm2.J7QH, whole genome shotgun sequence genome harbors these coding sequences:
- the LOC107488461 gene encoding 4-coumarate--CoA ligase 2 — translation MLSVAPSLDSTQTQQQQQQQRTADPTQQPNSSPQNVHIFKSKLPDIPLSNHLPLHSFCFQRLNEISDRPCLIVGSAGKIYTYGETYHASRRLAAGMSAIGITKGDVIMILLQNSAEFVFSFIAASMIGAVATTANPFYTPAEIFKQITASKAKLVITQAMYVDKLRDSDSAKIGEDFKVVTVDDPPENCLHFSAISEGNENDLPEVEIHPDDAVALPFSSGTTGLPKGVVLTHRSLTTSVAQQVDGENPNLYLKTEDVLLCVLPLFHIFSLNSVLLCALRAGSAVLLMQKFDIGTLLELIQRYRVSVAMVVPPLVLALAKNPMVVEYDLSSIRLVLSGAAPLGKELEEGLRSRVPQAVLGQGYGMTEAGPVLSMCLGFAKQPFPTKSGSCGTVVRNAELKVVDPETGCSLGYNQPGEICIRGQQIMKGYLNDDTATATTIDVDGWLHTGDVGYVDDDDEIFIVDRVKELIKFKGFQVPPAELEALLVSHPSIADAAVVPQKDVAAGEVPVAFVVRSNGFELTEESVKEFIAKQVVFYKRLHKVYFVHAIPKSPSGKILRKDLRAKLENTTTLKP, via the exons ATGTTGTCAGTAGCTCCTTCTCTTGACAGCacccaaacccaacaacaacagcagcagcaaAGGACCGCTGACCCAACCCAACAACCCAATTCTTCTCCCCAAAATGTCCACATCTTCAAGTCTAAATTACCCGATATACCCCTCTCTAACCACCTTCCTCTCCACTCTTTCTGCTTCCAAAGACTCAATGAAATCTCTGACCGTCCATGTCTCATCGTCGGTTCCGCCGGAAAAATCTACACCTACGGCGAAACATACCACGCCTCCCGGAGACTCGCCGCCGGCATGTCCGCCATCGGAATTACCAAGGGCGATGTCATCATGATCCTCCTCCAGAACTCAGCGGAGTTTGTCTTCTCCTTCATCGCCGCCTCCATGATCGGCGCTGTCGCCACCACCGCCAACCCGTTCTACACTCCCGCCGAGATCTTCAAGCAGATCACCGCCTCCAAGGCCAAGCTCGTCATCACGCAGGCAATGTACGTTGACAAGCTCCGAGACAGCGATTCCGCCAAAATCGGAGAGGATTTCAAGGTCGTAACCGTCGACGATCCGCCGGAGAACTGCCTGCACTTCTCAGCGATCTCCGAGGGAAACGAGAACGACCTACCGGAGGTTGAGATCCACCCTGACGACGCGGTGGCGCTGCCGTTCTCCTCCGGAACAACCGGTCTCCCGAAAGGAGTGGTTCTCACGCACAGGAGCTTAACGACGAGCGTGGCTCAACAGGTCGACGGAGAAAACCCTAACCTGTACCTGAAAACGGAGGACGTTCTTCTCTGCGTTCTTCCTCTGTTCCACATATTCTCGCTGAACAGTGTTCTGTTGTGTGCTTTGAGAGCTGGAAGCGCCGTGTTGCTGATGCAGAAGTTCGACATTGGAACGTTGCTGGAGCTCATTCAGAGGTACAGGGTTTCGGTGGCGATGGTGGTGCCACCGCTCGTGCTGGCTCTGGCGAAGAATCCGATGGTGGTGGAGTATGATTTGAGCTCTATAAGGTTGGTGTTGTCCGGAGCGGCGCCGCTCGGCAAGGAGCTCGAAGAGGGTCTCCGGAGCAGGGTGCCTCAAGCTGTTTTGGGACAG GGGTACGGGATGACAGAGGCAGGGCCAGTGCTGTCCATGTGCTTGGGCTTTGCGAAGCAACCATTCCCAACGAAATCAGGTTCATGTGGCACTGTTGTTAGAAATGCTGAGCTTAAGGTCGTCGACCCTGAAACTGGTTGCTCTCTTGGTTATAATCAACCTGGTGAAATTTGCATCCGTGGTCAACAAATCATGAAAG GGTATTTGAACGATGATacagcaacagcaacaactATCGATGTGGATGGCTGGCTGCATACCGGTGATGTTGGTTAtgtagatgatgatgatgaaatcTTCATCGTTGACAGGGTCAAGGAACTCATCAAATTTAAAGGTTTCCAG GTGCCCCCTGCAGAACTTGAAGCCCTTCTTGTAAGTCACCCCTCTATTGCAGACGCAGCTGTTGTCCC GCAAAAGGATGTTGCTGCTGGTGAAGTTCCTGTTGCATTCGTGGTTAGATCTAATGGCTTTGAACTCACTGAAGAGTCTGTAAAGGAATTCATAGCTAAACAG GTAGTGTTTTACAAAAGACTACACAAAGTGTACTTTGTGCATGCAATTCCGAAGTCTCCATCAGGAAAGATATTAAGGAAAGACCTCAGAGCAAAGCTAGAAAACACCACCACCCTTAAGCCCTAG
- the LOC107488410 gene encoding uncharacterized protein LOC107488410, producing MLTFPPDPYDDSDNDDDLEHDHQNKRIIISPEVFIKGTVCGCSMNVFLCSDNRYTSGYGYFLHDPINKESFKLPSLEVKEECLHAIGFTCDPYYCNDPKEDSRRNYLDPRKCFRVVRINSFIAIHYEFEVDVWSSETGNWRQKTVILDDGFAFAPHWSMSFAYEGGLYFMGRTSIFVYDPYGLNGETLDYPIDSDPMNIMSFGFLGTSCGDLRIAEIRHNYIKVWELGSNDWELLHHVDFSGLLPNEFCADYYKRVGGFHPHEGETVYLYSFNEGIYVANLETIKFTYIPGYQKSDLSPFHLELPLWSSKDFF from the coding sequence ATGCTAACTTTCCCTCCAGACCCTTACGATGATAGTGATAACGATGATGATTTAGAACATGATCATCAGAACAAAAGGATTATAATTTCCCCTGAGGTTTTCATCAAAGGGACAGTGTGTGGTTGTTCCATGAATGTTTTCTTGTGTAGTGACAACAGGTACACAAGTGGCTATGGTTATTTCCTCCATGACCCCATTAACAAGGAATCCTTCAAGCTCCCTTCGCTCGAGGTGAAGGAGGAGTGTCTTCATGCTATTGGCTTTACATGTGATCCATATTATTGTAATGACCCTAAAGAGGATTCAAGGAGAAACTATCTTGATCCTAGGAAGTGTTTCAGGGTGGTAAGAATCAATTCCTTCATTGCAATACACTATGAATTCGAGGTTGATGTTTGGTCCTCAGAGACAGGGAACTGGAGACAAAAGACTGTGATATTAGATGATGGTTTTGCTTTTGCTCCTCACTGGTCAATGAGTTTTGCATATGAAGGAGGATTGTATTTCATGGGTAGGACTAGTATATTTGTTTATGATCCTTATGGACTTAATGGTGAGACACTTGATTACCCTATTGATTCTGACCCAATGAACATTATGAGCTTTGGTTTTCTTGGAACTTCTTGTGGAGACTTGAGGATTGCTGAAATTAGACACAATTATATTAAGGTTTGGGAGTTGGGGTCGAATGACTGGGAATTATTACACCATGTTGATTTCTCAGGACTTTTGCCAAATGAGTTTTGTGCTGATTACTATAAGCGTGTGGGGGGTTTTCACCCACATGAAGGGGAGACTGTTTACTTGTACTCTTTTAATGAAGGGATTTATGTTGCAAATCTTGAGACAATAAAATTTACCTACATCCCTGGATATCAGAAATCTGATTTGAGTCCATTTCATTTGGAGTTGCCATTGTGGTCATCGaaggatttcttttag
- the LOC107488460 gene encoding LOW QUALITY PROTEIN: uncharacterized protein LOC107488460 (The sequence of the model RefSeq protein was modified relative to this genomic sequence to represent the inferred CDS: deleted 2 bases in 1 codon; substituted 2 bases at 2 genomic stop codons), whose protein sequence is MDPYDDILPTAPAGRGRAGAKFAPKVKPKPVPRKEISAEKHEISSKDGEGERVASSIITSSKDIDTVPQSKCHAAVASTLSVRPQHSAGSNLEDATKSQMANPQQVGVNVDTAALVDAQPSTAASTEVESAREEDPVALEGSRHSNFVPETNLSNDSTHPVQTADSVEKLSNNVAILSTICSTGGSMGDPAQNEKEPVLDSNDCLGLSDDLMQVGPDVGFENASDNDAAILESNIQSNLIFGREREAESEKFELDPFSEVLPDPGTRTARKFQPKIKPRPRVGAKPAVASASSNDMMARSVELPTFCMNEVQSFQSSDDGISMLNQPSNSPVPTLEIPMATDLSIHNGTRDLPSSVGKSAAESADIFAGLESIDDFTTQAATTTGKPILQSETEEAVNLSPGCPVDNVSDYQSKKTDKDPASEIPVDEELTNSPNSPTLADLMQDANGRKKEDAVWSSLRKRKKSGANEEDKGVKTSRQRRKQATHKPVSNSVNEDDDDDDDLDPPYNPYRDEPEENDEEFEVDDSSKKKASLNSTKKSVAKNGKTSQKHKKANEDLENGKKEPPKKFSHSSRQKRRCVNQALLEIPEDELDMHTLSLKDIILLAEHRERLAKKEAATSKTSTNQSGGDSQHEAEAGANSEEEYLGSEDDREAGDDEASESVPLASSLFNYQSFMEKTPRGKWTKHDNELSLNXLMTLXYAVRQFGTDFSMIQQLFPDRTRHQIKLKYKKEERQHPLRLADAVNNRSKDNFHFKMLIERLQQASAKEDQDRGKDASGSMAAEEVENSAPGTNEDVGTTEQEEFATTEQEANVEDQQDSKSVPSPEQFDNSDDELAIWAQYKSEI, encoded by the exons ATGGATCCTTACGATGATATTCTCCCAACGGCTCCTGCTGGGCGCG GTCGTGCTGGGGCAAAGTTTGCCCCGAAGGTCAAACCGAAACCGGTGCCTCGGAAGGAAATTTCTGCTGAAAAACATGAAATCTCGTCTAAAGATGGAGAGGGAGAACGTGTTGCTTCATCCATCATCACCAGCAGTAAGGACATAGATACTGTTCCCCAGAGTAAATGCCATGCTGCTGTTGCTTCCACTTTGAGTGTGCGACCTCAACATTCTGCAGGTTCAAATTTAGAGGATGCCACAAAATCTCAAATGGCAAATCCTCAGCAAGTTGGTGTAAATGTAGATACTGCAGCCTTAGTGGATGCTCAACCTTCCACAGCTGCATCGACTGAAGTTGAGTCAGCTCGTGAG GAAGATCCTGTAGCTTTGGAAGGGAGCCGACATTCTAATTTTGTTCCTGAGACCAATCTCAGTAATG ACTCAACACATCCAGTTCAAACTGCTGATTCTGTAGAGAAGCTATCAAATAATGTAGCTATTCTATCTACAATATGCTCAACCGGAGGTAGTATGGGAGATCCCgctcaaaatgaaaaagagccAGTTCTTGATAGCAACGACTGCTTGGGACTTAGTGATGATTTGATGCAAGTTGGCCCGGATGTGGGCTTTGAAAATGCTTCAGATAATGATGCTGCAATACTTGAGAGCAACATTCAATCGAACCTTATCTTTGGAAGAGAACGAGAG GCAGAGTCTGAGAAATTTGAATTGGATCCTTTTAGTGAAGTCCTCCCTGATCCTGGCACTAGGACTG CTCGTAAGTTTCAACCCAAGATTAAGCCACGACCTAGAGTAGGCGCAAAACCTGCTGTTGCTTCTGCTTCATCTAATGATATGATGGCAAGGTCTGTTGAGTTGCCTACATTTTGCATGAATGAAGTTCAATCTTTTCAGTCTAGTGATGATGGCATTAGTATGTTAAATCAACCAAGCAATTCACCTGTACCCACATTAGAGATTCCTATGGCAACTGATTTATCAA TTCATAATGGAACTAGGGATTTGCCTTCTAGTGTTGGTAAATCAGCTGCAGAG AGTGCAGACATTTTTGCTGGGTTGGAATCCATTGATGACTTTACCACCCAAGCTGCCACTACTACAG GAAAACCAATTCTTCAATCGGAAACAGAG GAAGCTGTGAACTTGAGTCCTGGCTGCCCAGTTGATAATGTCTCAGATTATCAGTCCAAGAAAACTGACAAAGATCCAGCTTCTGAAATCCCGGTGGATGAAGAACTGACAAATTCTCCAAATAGTCCCACATTGGCTGATCTTATGCAg GATGCTAATGGAAGAAAAAAGGAAGACGCAGTGTGGAGTTCTCTTAGGAAGCGCAAAAAATCTGGTGCTAATGAGGAGGATAAAGGTGTTAAAACTTCAAGGCAGCGGAGGAAGCAAGCAACTCATAAACCTGTTAGCAACTCGGTGaatgaggatgatgatgatgatgacgaccTTGACCCTCCCTATAATCCGTATAGAGATGAACCTGAAGAGaatgatgaagaatttgaaGTGGATGACTCCTCCAAGAAGAAGGCATCATTGAATTCAACAAAGAAATCAGTGGCTAAAAATGGAAAAACATCTCAAAAACATAAGAAGGCTAATGAAGATTTAgaaaatggcaaaaaagaaCCTCCTAAAAAGTTCTCTCATTCAAGCAGACAAAAAAGAAGATGTG TGAACCAAGCACTGCTGGAAATTCCTGAGGATGAACTTGATATGCATACATTGTCTCTCAAGGATATCATTTTACTTGCAGAACACAGGGAGCGGCTGGCA aaaaaggagGCAGCAACTTCAAAGACATCTACCAATCAAAG TGGTGGAGATTCCCAACATGAGGCCGAGGCTGGAGCTAATAGTGAAGAGGAGTATTTAGGTTCAGAAGATGATAGAGAAGCAGGTGACGATGAAGCCAGTGAGAGTGTTCCGTTGGCTTCCTCTTTATTCAACTAccaatccttcatggaaaagACTCCTAGGGGAAAATGGACAAAACATGATAATGAACTGTCTCTAAATTGACTAATGACCTTGTAATAT GCAGTTAGGCAGTTTGGCACAGATTTTTCTATGATACAACAGCTTTTTCCTGATCGAACACGTCACCAAATTAAGTTGAAGTACAAGAAGGAAGAGCGACAGCATCCTCTACGGTTAGCTGATGCTGTAAATAATCGTTCAAAAG ATAATTTTCATTTTAAGATGTTGATTGAGAGACTGCAGCAAGCTTCAGCCAAGGAAGATCAAGACCGTGGTAAAGATGCATCAGGTTCGATGGCAGCAGAGGAGGTTGAGAATTCGGCACCTGGAACTAAT GAGGATGTTGGAACAACTGAACAGGAGGAGTTTGCAACAACTGAGCAGGAGGCAAATGTCGAAGATCAACAAGATTCTAAGTCAGTTCCTAGTCCAGAACAATTTGACAATAGTGATGATGAATTAGCAATATGGGCTCAATATAAAAGTGAAATTTAG